One Streptomyces sp. CNQ-509 DNA window includes the following coding sequences:
- a CDS encoding acyl carrier protein: MTSSTRQSAEELLDLLTTEFGATEGSTAETPFDMMEFDSLVLVEVAVELSRRFGTEVPHEEVQEAGNVTGTVELLKSKGVAV, translated from the coding sequence GTGACGTCGTCGACGCGGCAATCCGCGGAAGAACTTCTGGATCTGCTCACCACCGAATTCGGGGCAACCGAGGGAAGCACGGCGGAAACGCCCTTCGACATGATGGAGTTCGACTCGCTGGTCCTCGTGGAAGTCGCCGTGGAACTGAGCCGGCGATTCGGCACGGAAGTCCCTCACGAGGAGGTCCAGGAGGCCGGAAACGTCACCGGCACCGTCGAGTTACTGAAATCGAAGGGCGTGGCCGTCTGA
- a CDS encoding MarR family winged helix-turn-helix transcriptional regulator, whose amino-acid sequence MFHFVRYWSRRPVAADMGGEQGRLVVACEAVHALALRGIPATVNAVAHEIGIDQSGASRLIKSVAAAGYLTMTASAADSRRREASLTPAGRSMLGQAHRWQEEVFAELTTGWSDEKRRDFQQAMTDLMERSQAMDA is encoded by the coding sequence ATGTTCCACTTCGTCCGGTACTGGTCACGCCGACCCGTCGCGGCTGACATGGGCGGTGAGCAGGGCCGACTCGTGGTGGCCTGCGAGGCGGTCCATGCCCTTGCCCTGCGCGGGATCCCGGCAACGGTGAACGCGGTCGCGCACGAGATCGGGATCGACCAGAGCGGTGCTTCACGGTTGATCAAGAGCGTCGCAGCGGCCGGCTACCTGACCATGACGGCGTCCGCGGCCGACAGCCGGCGGCGTGAAGCATCGCTCACCCCGGCGGGCCGGTCCATGCTCGGGCAGGCGCATCGCTGGCAGGAGGAGGTCTTCGCCGAGCTGACCACAGGCTGGAGCGACGAGAAGCGCCGCGACTTCCAGCAGGCGATGACGGACCTGATGGAGCGTTCCCAAGCGATGGACGCATGA
- the meaB gene encoding methylmalonyl Co-A mutase-associated GTPase MeaB: MAIDLDTYVKGVLDGRRALVARAITLVESTRPQHRALAQELLTELLPHSGKARRIGVSGVPGVGKSTFVDAFGSMLTGLGHRVAVLAVDPSSSRTGGSILGDKTRMERLAVDPAAFVRPSPTAGTLGGVAKATRESIVVMEAAGYDVVLVETVGVGQSETSVANMVDSFLLLTLARTGDQLQGIKKGVLELADVIAVNKADGPHERDAKAAARELAGALRLMHGKGAFWTPPVLHCSAREATGLDTVWDRLERHRELLESTGRLAGRRRDQQVDWTWTMVRDELLGRLRADPAVGALAPGLEQQVRDGELTATRAAERILEAFGG, encoded by the coding sequence GTGGCCATCGATCTCGACACGTACGTCAAGGGCGTCCTCGACGGCAGGCGCGCGCTCGTCGCCCGCGCGATCACGCTGGTGGAGTCCACCCGGCCGCAGCACCGGGCGCTGGCGCAGGAGTTGCTGACCGAGTTGCTGCCGCACAGCGGGAAGGCCCGGCGTATCGGCGTCAGCGGGGTGCCGGGGGTGGGCAAGTCGACGTTCGTCGACGCCTTCGGCAGCATGCTGACAGGGCTGGGCCACCGGGTGGCGGTGCTGGCCGTCGACCCGTCGTCCAGCCGCACCGGCGGCTCGATCCTGGGCGACAAGACCCGCATGGAGCGGCTGGCCGTGGATCCGGCCGCATTCGTGCGCCCCTCCCCCACCGCGGGCACGCTCGGCGGGGTCGCGAAGGCGACGCGGGAGTCGATCGTGGTGATGGAGGCCGCCGGCTACGACGTGGTGCTGGTGGAGACCGTCGGCGTCGGCCAGTCCGAGACGTCCGTGGCGAACATGGTCGACTCCTTCCTGCTGCTGACGCTGGCCAGGACCGGGGACCAGTTGCAGGGCATCAAGAAGGGCGTGCTGGAGCTGGCGGACGTCATCGCCGTCAACAAGGCGGACGGCCCGCACGAGCGCGACGCCAAGGCGGCGGCGCGTGAACTGGCGGGCGCGCTGCGGCTGATGCACGGCAAGGGCGCGTTCTGGACGCCGCCGGTGCTGCACTGCAGCGCGCGCGAGGCGACGGGGCTCGACACGGTGTGGGACCGGCTGGAGCGCCACCGCGAACTGCTGGAGAGCACCGGGCGGCTGGCCGGCCGGCGGCGCGATCAGCAGGTGGACTGGACGTGGACGATGGTGCGCGACGAGCTGCTGGGCCGGCTGCGCGCCGACCCGGCGGTCGGCGCGCTGGCGCCCGGGCTGGAACAGCAGGTCAGGGACGGCGAGTTGACGGCGACGCGGGCGGCGGAGCGGATCCTGGAGGCGTTCGGCGGCTGA
- the scpA gene encoding methylmalonyl-CoA mutase, whose translation MTVPDFSDIELGTPAPAAGSDEWRAAVKRGGDGGDLGWETPEGIAVRPLYTGQDLADLDFLDTYPGIAPYLRGPYPTMYVNQPWTIRQYAGFSTAEESNAFYRRNLAAGQKGLSVAFDLPTHRGYDSDHPRVTGDVGMAGVAIDSILDMRRLFDGIPLDRMTVSMTMNGAVLPVLALYIVAAEEQGVPPEKLAGTIQNDILKEFMVRNTYIYPPKPSMRIISDIFAFTSRKMPRYNSISISGYHIQEAGATADLELAYTLADGVEYIRAGREAGLDVDAFAPRLSFFWAIGMNFFMEIAKLRAARLLWAKLVKRFDPQNPKSLSLRTHSQTSGWSLTAQDVYNNVTRTCVEAMAATQGHTQSLHTNALDEALALPTDFSARIARNTQLLLQQESGTTRVIDPWGGSAYVERLTYDLARRAWQHIEEVEQAGGMAQAIDAGIPKLRVEEAAARTQARIDSGRQPVIGVNKYRVASDEQVEVLKVDNSAVRAQQIAKLERLRAERDETACRDALDDLMRAAGGEGNLLELAVRAARARATVGEISYALEKTYGRHAGQIRTISGVYRNEAGESPSVERTRARVGAFAEAEGRRPRILVAKMGQDGHDRGQKVIATAFADLGFDVDVGPLFQTPAEVARQAVEADVHIVGVSSLAAGHLTLVPALREALAEEGRDDIMVVVGGVIPPQDVATLLETGATAVFPPGTVIPDAAYDLVTQLAAGLGHDTA comes from the coding sequence ATGACCGTCCCCGACTTCTCGGACATCGAGCTGGGCACCCCGGCCCCCGCGGCGGGCTCCGACGAGTGGCGCGCCGCGGTCAAGCGCGGCGGCGACGGCGGCGACCTCGGCTGGGAGACGCCCGAGGGCATCGCCGTCCGGCCGCTGTACACCGGGCAGGACCTGGCGGACCTGGACTTCCTGGACACCTACCCGGGTATCGCGCCGTACCTGCGCGGCCCGTACCCGACGATGTACGTCAACCAGCCCTGGACGATCCGGCAGTACGCGGGCTTCTCCACCGCCGAGGAGTCCAACGCCTTCTACCGCCGCAACCTCGCGGCCGGGCAGAAGGGCCTGTCCGTCGCCTTCGACCTGCCCACCCACCGGGGCTACGACAGCGACCACCCGCGGGTGACGGGCGACGTCGGCATGGCGGGCGTGGCGATCGACTCGATCCTGGACATGCGCCGGCTCTTCGACGGCATCCCGCTGGACCGGATGACGGTGTCGATGACGATGAACGGCGCGGTGCTGCCCGTGCTGGCGCTGTACATCGTGGCGGCCGAGGAGCAGGGGGTGCCGCCGGAAAAGCTGGCGGGGACCATCCAGAACGACATCCTCAAGGAGTTCATGGTCCGCAACACCTACATCTACCCGCCGAAGCCGTCGATGCGGATCATCTCCGACATCTTCGCCTTCACCTCGCGGAAGATGCCGCGCTACAACTCGATCTCGATCTCCGGCTACCACATCCAGGAGGCGGGTGCGACGGCCGACCTGGAGCTGGCGTACACCCTCGCCGACGGGGTGGAGTACATCCGGGCGGGCCGGGAAGCGGGCCTGGACGTGGACGCGTTCGCGCCGCGGCTGTCGTTCTTCTGGGCGATCGGCATGAACTTCTTCATGGAGATCGCGAAGCTGCGCGCCGCGCGCCTGCTGTGGGCGAAGCTCGTCAAGCGCTTCGATCCGCAGAATCCCAAGTCGCTGTCGCTGCGCACCCACTCGCAGACCTCCGGCTGGTCGCTGACGGCGCAGGACGTCTACAACAACGTGACGCGCACGTGCGTCGAGGCGATGGCGGCCACCCAGGGCCACACGCAGTCGCTGCACACCAACGCCCTGGACGAGGCGCTGGCGCTGCCGACGGACTTCTCCGCGCGGATCGCCCGCAACACGCAGTTGCTGCTCCAGCAGGAGTCCGGCACGACCCGGGTGATCGACCCGTGGGGCGGCAGCGCGTACGTGGAGCGGCTGACGTACGACCTGGCGCGGCGGGCCTGGCAGCACATCGAGGAGGTCGAGCAGGCCGGCGGGATGGCGCAGGCGATCGACGCGGGCATCCCGAAGCTGCGGGTGGAGGAGGCGGCGGCGCGCACCCAGGCCCGTATCGACTCGGGGCGGCAGCCGGTGATCGGAGTGAACAAGTACCGGGTGGCCTCCGACGAGCAGGTCGAGGTGCTGAAGGTCGACAACTCCGCGGTGCGGGCGCAGCAGATCGCGAAGCTGGAGCGGCTGCGCGCGGAGCGCGACGAGACCGCATGCCGGGACGCGCTGGACGACCTCATGCGGGCGGCAGGCGGCGAGGGCAACCTGCTGGAGCTGGCGGTACGGGCCGCGCGCGCCCGGGCGACGGTGGGCGAGATCTCGTACGCCCTGGAGAAGACCTACGGGCGGCACGCCGGGCAGATCCGTACGATCTCCGGTGTGTACCGGAACGAGGCGGGCGAGTCGCCGTCGGTGGAGCGGACCAGGGCGCGGGTGGGCGCATTCGCGGAGGCCGAGGGCCGGCGGCCGCGCATCCTGGTCGCCAAGATGGGCCAGGACGGGCACGACCGCGGGCAGAAGGTGATCGCCACGGCCTTCGCCGACCTCGGCTTCGACGTGGACGTCGGCCCGCTCTTCCAGACCCCGGCGGAGGTGGCGCGGCAGGCCGTGGAGGCGGACGTGCACATCGTGGGGGTGTCGTCGCTGGCGGCCGGGCACCTGACGCTCGTACCGGCGCTGCGCGAGGCGCTGGCGGAGGAGGGACGCGACGACATCATGGTCGTGGTCGGCGGGGTGATCCCGCCGCAGGACGTGGCGACGCTGCTGGAGACGGGCGCCACGGCGGTCTTCCCGCCGGGCACGGTGATCCCGGACGCCGCGTACGACCTGGTGACGCAGTTGGCCGCCGGTCTCGGGCACGACACCGCGTGA
- a CDS encoding methylmalonyl-CoA mutase family protein — protein sequence MTVLPDDGLSLAAEFADASHEEWQHLVAGVLRKSGKEVSGAEAESLLSTAVEDGLRTPPLYTARDRAPDPGLPGFAPFVRGGRPEGNAAGGWDVRQRHAVPDAEAVLGDLENGATSLWLAAGDAGGIPVAALADVLKDVYLDLAPVVLDAGAETEAAARELLRLYEERGIDAGAARGGLGADPLGHEARTGQPGDPGAMAALARLCADRHPGLRAVTVDALPYHEAGGSAAQELGCSLATAVAYLRELTAAGLSTAQACAQLEFRYAATADQFLTVAKLRAARRLFARVAEVCGAPAAGAQLQHAVTSPVMATRRDPWVNMLRTTVATLAAGVGGADAVTVLPFDHAIGLPDTFSRRIARNTSAILVEESHLARVIDPAGGSWYVEGLTDELAHAGWAFFQEIERAGGHAAALRSGMVGERLARTWAERGRRLATRREPVTGVSEFPDLAEKPVVREPAPEPPSGGLPRVRRDEAFEALRARSDAHLAATGARPRVFLAALGPAAVHTPRLTFAANLFQAGGVEPVTGGTFAESGAREACLCSGDTVYAEQGAAAAAELRAAGARHVYLAGRPDACDGADTYVHAGCDALAVLTDALDRMGVAR from the coding sequence ATGACTGTCCTGCCCGATGACGGGCTCTCCCTGGCGGCCGAGTTCGCCGACGCGTCGCACGAGGAGTGGCAGCACCTGGTGGCCGGCGTGCTGCGCAAGTCCGGCAAGGAGGTCTCCGGCGCCGAGGCGGAGTCCCTGCTGTCCACCGCGGTGGAGGACGGGTTGCGCACCCCGCCGCTCTACACCGCGCGCGACCGCGCGCCCGACCCGGGCCTGCCCGGCTTCGCGCCCTTCGTCCGCGGCGGCCGGCCCGAGGGGAACGCCGCCGGCGGGTGGGACGTGCGCCAGCGGCACGCCGTGCCCGACGCGGAGGCCGTGCTCGGCGACCTGGAGAACGGCGCCACATCCCTGTGGCTCGCCGCCGGTGACGCCGGCGGCATCCCCGTGGCGGCGCTGGCGGATGTTCTCAAGGACGTCTACCTCGACCTCGCGCCCGTCGTCCTGGACGCCGGCGCCGAGACCGAGGCGGCCGCGCGGGAGCTGCTGCGGCTGTACGAGGAGCGCGGCATCGACGCCGGTGCCGCCCGGGGCGGCCTGGGCGCCGACCCGCTCGGCCACGAGGCACGTACCGGACAGCCGGGGGACCCCGGGGCCATGGCCGCACTCGCCCGGCTCTGCGCCGACCGCCACCCGGGCCTGCGGGCCGTCACCGTGGACGCCCTGCCGTACCACGAGGCCGGCGGCTCCGCGGCGCAGGAACTGGGCTGCTCCCTGGCCACCGCGGTCGCCTATCTGCGGGAGTTGACCGCGGCCGGACTGAGCACCGCGCAGGCGTGTGCCCAGCTGGAGTTCCGCTACGCGGCCACCGCCGACCAGTTCCTGACGGTCGCCAAGCTGCGGGCGGCGCGCCGGCTGTTCGCGCGGGTCGCGGAGGTCTGCGGGGCGCCCGCCGCAGGCGCGCAACTCCAGCACGCGGTGACCTCGCCGGTGATGGCGACGCGCCGCGACCCGTGGGTGAACATGCTGCGCACCACGGTCGCCACCCTGGCCGCCGGGGTCGGTGGCGCGGACGCGGTGACGGTGCTCCCCTTCGACCACGCGATCGGCCTGCCGGACACGTTCTCCCGGCGCATCGCCCGCAACACCTCGGCCATCCTCGTCGAGGAGTCCCACCTGGCCCGGGTCATCGACCCGGCGGGCGGCTCCTGGTACGTGGAGGGGCTCACCGACGAACTCGCCCACGCCGGCTGGGCGTTCTTCCAGGAGATCGAGCGGGCCGGCGGCCACGCGGCCGCGCTGCGCTCCGGGATGGTCGGCGAGCGGCTGGCGCGGACCTGGGCGGAGCGCGGCAGGAGGCTCGCCACCCGCCGCGAGCCGGTGACCGGGGTCAGCGAGTTCCCCGACCTGGCGGAGAAGCCCGTCGTCCGCGAGCCCGCGCCCGAGCCGCCGTCCGGCGGGCTGCCGCGGGTGCGCAGGGACGAGGCATTCGAGGCGCTGCGGGCGCGCTCCGACGCGCATCTGGCCGCGACCGGTGCCCGCCCGCGCGTCTTCCTCGCCGCCCTGGGCCCGGCCGCCGTGCACACGCCGCGGCTGACCTTCGCCGCGAACCTGTTCCAGGCCGGCGGGGTCGAGCCCGTCACCGGCGGCACCTTCGCGGAGAGCGGGGCGCGCGAGGCGTGCCTCTGCTCCGGCGACACGGTCTACGCCGAGCAGGGCGCCGCCGCGGCGGCGGAGCTGCGGGCCGCGGGGGCGCGGCATGTATACCTCGCCGGGCGCCCGGACGCGTGCGACGGCGCCGACACCTACGTCCACGCCGGCTGCGACGCCCTGGCCGTGCTGACCGACGCACTCGACCGCATGGGAGTGGCCCGATGA
- a CDS encoding SRPBCC family protein, protein MALFEVERTVRAPAVAVWERLTDWPAHGGRVPLTRITGVSVPAEGAGARFTARTGVGRVGFDDPMEVVEWSPPEAGRAVGRYRLVKRGQVVLGWAEIEVYGPEAGDGTAGPVRVVWREELGVRGVPRALDPLVAWTARRVFCRVLDGLLRAP, encoded by the coding sequence ATGGCCCTGTTCGAGGTGGAGCGTACGGTGCGGGCGCCGGCCGTGGCGGTCTGGGAGCGGCTGACGGACTGGCCGGCCCACGGCGGGCGGGTGCCGCTGACCCGGATCACCGGGGTGTCCGTGCCCGCGGAGGGTGCCGGGGCGCGGTTCACGGCGCGTACCGGTGTGGGCCGGGTGGGCTTCGACGACCCGATGGAGGTCGTCGAGTGGTCCCCGCCGGAGGCGGGGCGCGCGGTGGGGCGGTACCGGCTCGTCAAGCGGGGGCAGGTGGTGCTCGGTTGGGCCGAGATCGAGGTGTACGGGCCGGAGGCGGGTGACGGTACCGCGGGGCCGGTGCGGGTGGTGTGGCGGGAGGAGCTGGGGGTGCGGGGTGTGCCGCGGGCGCTGGATCCTCTGGTGGCGTGGACCGCGCGCCGGGTCTTCTGCCGCGTCCTCGACGGTCTGCTGCGGGCGCCCTGA